From the Euzebya rosea genome, one window contains:
- a CDS encoding TetR/AcrR family transcriptional regulator, whose protein sequence is MIDPQHVTPRGRKTMAKLRVAAQEAFADLGWQETRVQDIAERAGVSHGTFYTYYENRSAILIDLVTDTMAAFINLVSEPWESEDPRAEVERIVGGVLDTYSADAAVMKTWMQASREDAEFGELYLDLRQRFVDRITEQLDLVTDAAGRRSKVPPPETVASVLAAMVEHFAYCRTVLGEQHSREAALDALLMVWGGAINGMAGFEIIDTAPRHAI, encoded by the coding sequence GTGATCGATCCCCAGCACGTGACCCCGCGCGGCCGCAAGACCATGGCCAAGCTGCGCGTGGCCGCGCAGGAGGCGTTCGCCGACCTCGGCTGGCAGGAGACCCGGGTCCAGGACATCGCCGAACGGGCGGGTGTCAGCCACGGGACGTTCTACACCTACTACGAGAACCGGTCGGCGATCCTCATCGACCTCGTCACCGACACGATGGCGGCCTTCATCAACCTCGTGTCGGAGCCGTGGGAGAGCGAGGACCCGCGGGCGGAGGTCGAGCGGATCGTGGGCGGTGTGCTCGACACCTACTCCGCCGACGCAGCGGTCATGAAGACGTGGATGCAGGCCTCGCGGGAGGACGCGGAGTTCGGCGAGCTGTACCTGGACCTGCGGCAGCGGTTCGTCGACCGCATCACCGAGCAGCTCGACCTGGTCACCGATGCGGCGGGACGCCGCAGCAAGGTCCCGCCGCCGGAGACCGTGGCCTCCGTCCTCGCTGCCATGGTGGAGCACTTCGCCTACTGCCGGACGGTCCTGGGCGAGCAGCACAGCCGCGAGGCCGCGCTGGATGCCCTGCTCATGGTGTGGGGCGGCGCGATCAACGGGATGGCCGGGTTCGAGATCATCGACACCGCCCCCCGCCACGCCATCTGA